ACACATGAACCTCTCGCCCCTCGACCTGATCATCGTCAGCCTCTATTTTCTAGTAATACTCTTCATCGGTTTCCAGACCGCACGCCGCATCAAGAGTGCCGATGACTTCTCGGTCGCCGGTCGTCGCCTGATCTGGCCGGTCGTCTTCTCTACCCTGGCTGCAACCTTCCTCGGCGGCGGAGCCACACTCGGACGGGCCGGCGAATCCTATGAGGTCGGATATGCGTTCATGGTTGCCGCCATCGCCTTTCCCGTACAGACGGTGATCACCGGCTGGTTCATCGCTCCGCGACTCAACAGCTACACCACGTCTGTGACGATCGGCGACGTGTTCGACCTTCATTCGGGAAAGCTCGCTCGGCTCATCGTCGGCGTCCTCGGACTGCTGGTGACAGTGGGCATTCTTGGGGCTCAGGGTCTCGCACTGGGATCGATCTTCCAGGTTGTCTTCGGCATCGATTCCACCGTGGGGATTGTCATCGGCATGGGTGTCGTGCTCGTCTACTCGACTGCCGGCGGCATCTGGGCAGATGTGCAGACCGACGTGTTCCAATTCGTGCTCCTGGGCCTGTTTTTGCCGGTAGCACTTCTCATCGGCGTCTTCCGTGCCGGCGGTCCGATGGACCTCATCGAGAGGATCCCGGACACCCACCTCGATTTCTTCGGCACGTACGGCTTTTGGGAATTCGCTGCCATCTTCATCGCTTTCGCTCTCGGGGAGGCTCTCATTCCGCCTTATGCGCAGCGGGCGCTGGCTGCACAGAACCCGCTGTCGGCCAGAAAGGGGTACGCACGTGCCGGTGCCTTCGGCCTGGTCTTCTACTTCGTCAGCGCCAGCCTCGGCGTCGTCGCCCTCGTCTTCTACCCGAACATCAGGCCCGACGATGCGATTCCGACGATCATCATCGATATGCTTCCCCTCGGCATCGCTGGCTTGGTTGCCGCCTCACTCGTCGCAGTCATCATGTCCACGGCTGATTCGCTGCTCAACTCAGCGTCGGTGATCTTGTCCAACGATCTCGTCAAAGGCTTCATCGCGCGCAACATCAGTGGACGACAGCTGCTGTGGGTCGAACGGTCCAGCAACTTCCTCATCGGCTTCGGGGCCCTGCTCTTCGCTCTCAATGCAGAGACCATCGTCGATGCCCTTATGCTCACCTACGGGCTGTGGGGTCCGACCGTCGTCGCGCCATTCGTCTTCGCCATCATGTCGAGGCGCCGAGCCCCCGTAGCAATCGTCGCCTCGATGCTGGCCGGAGTCACGGTCGCGATCGTGTGGACCTTCGTACTCGGCACACCGAATGACATCAACGCCATCATCGTGGCTCTGCCTGTGAACATCGCTGTCCTGGCTTGCGCCTACATGCTGATCGACAGGCCGAAGAACTTGCAGACTCAGGTTGGAAAGGTAGTCACATCATGATCGTCCTCGCAGCAGCATTCATCGTCATCCCTATCGCCATCATCATCTGGGTGGCATACGTGGGGGTCCTCGGTCTCCGGTTCTGTTGGAACATGCTCTTCAGATATTCCGAAATGGAGCTCGCGGAGACTGCCAGCACCGAGAGCCCAGCCGATGAGTGAGCGATCCGTGGACTACGACCTCATGGTCATCGGGGCAGGTGCCATCGGCGTCACAATCGCTATGAATGCTGCCGAGCGAGGACTTTCAACAGCCGTCGTGGAAGCGCGTGCCGAACCTGGGATGGGCTGCTCCTACGCCAATGCCGGTCTTCTCGCTCCCAGCCATGCGCATCCGCTGACAGGGTTCGGCAACGTCAGGGCCGGACTGCGAAATATCGCAAACCCCTACGGACCCTTCAAGCTCGATCCCAGTGCGGAGAACATCAGCTGGATACCTCGCTTTCTGCTTGCGTCTTTGCCGCGGGAGCACGACAAAGCGATCGACACTCAACGACGACTGAGCGGGGCGAGCACCGCGATGCACCGTTCTATGGCCAGATCGGGGCTCGACACAGGCTTTCGACAGAACGGATTGCTCGATGTCTATCGGAACCTCACGGCCGCACAGGCGACGACTGACGACCTCGAGAACCACCCGTTGCGCCCTGCATTTTCCCTTCTGAGCGCAGCACAGATCATGGAGAAGATTCCGACGGCAGCCGGTCTGGAAGCCGGAGTGTTCACCACAGATGACGCGCACTGTGACGGATACCGATATGTACATGCCGTGGCAGAGCGCGCAGCCGAGCTCGGAGTCGATTTCCGCTTCAATGCACCCGCCGGGGCTCTGCTCCGCCGCAACGCTGTCACACGAGGTGTGAGCACCTCTGTTGGAGACCTGAGTGCGAATCATACGGTCGTAGCGGCAGCCGAACCATCGAAGCGTCTGCTCAAACCGACTGGTCTGCACCTGCCGATGATCAATGGAAAAGGTTATGTCGTGGACCTGGCCAAGAGCTCGAGTGACCCGGGATTCCCCATCGGCATCAAAGACGAGATGATCGTCGCAACCCCCTATCCCGATCGCCTCAGGCTCGCCGGAGTCATGGAGCTGACCGGATCTGACGACTCTGTCGATGCCACGCGGGTGGGTGCGATGATCACAGCGGGCGAAAGCGTGTTCCCCGGGCTCTCCTCGCGCGACATCCTGGAATCTTGGGCGGGACTTCGCCCGTGCATTGCCGACGGTCTGCCTGCTGTTGGACGCACCCACGATCCTGGACTATCGGTGGCAACCGGTCACGGCCAGCAAGGTCTGGTTCTGGCGCCCATCACTTCGGCAATTGTCCAAGCCCAGCTGCAGGGGCAACCGGGGACACCAGCCGGGGTCGACCCCCATGCAATCAGTCCGGAACGGTTCCGAAAGCGCTGAAGTCACGCCAGACTGTTCATAGCCCGGTCTGTCGTGCCGTGAGTCGGGAGGCACTTCTACAATAGCCATCACGCCTCCCCGCCTTGGAAATCGCAGTCAGGTCACCACCGCCGATGAACTTCCTCGGCCCATCCGAAGACCTCTGTCACTCGATACGCGCGGCCTTCGAGGGACCAGACGGTCCCGGAGAAATGGCCGAAGACCTGTTCCTCGCGACTGCTGACGATCTTCTTGTCGAACCCGGAATGGCGATGGTACTCGGGGGTGAAGATCAGGTCGACTCGTTCGCCCTTGATCGTCCACGGTGCCATCCAGTCCTCAGTGTCGTAAGTCCACTCGAGCTCTTCGCTGATCTTTTCGATCTGACCATTGAAGCGCAGCGCATTCTCGGTCGACGGAGTCCCCGCCGTCCACTTGGCACCGAACTGCAGGCCGATCTCTTCCCCGTCAGTCGTCCCGCTGCCAGAGGCCCAATTCCACAGGGTGTCGTAGGGCCACTTGCCACGACCATGGTCCATCGTTGCCGTCGTTGTCTTCTCATCCAATCGGTAGGTGACACCATTGGCCCGAACACGTCCGCTTGCGGTCAGGCAGTTGTCTTTCCTGGTGTATTGGAAGCGTCGGCTGCTCCACGGAACCAGCACGCCCATCGACTGGTGATCGTTGGGAACGCTGACCTCCACCTCGGCGTTCACATTCGCCGTAACGACGTTGAGTGCGACGATCTGATTGCCGAAGGTGATTGAGATGTCGACGTTCTTGTCGCCGGAGCGAATCTGCTGTGTGCCCCACGGCGCGCGCGAGGTGGGATTGGATTTGAACCAGTCCATGGCGCTCGCCGTGGTCTCGGTCTGTGTCCTTCTGTCGAGGAAGAAGAGGGACGTGGCGGATTTGTAGTCCGTATCCGAGATGGAAAATGCCAGGATCATTTCGGGTGACACGATGCACCAGTAGTCGAATCGCTTCCGGCGTCCCCACCCCTTGAGGTTGGCCCGGTGCAGCGGGAATCGGCTCCATCCGACGGCGGCCTGGTTGAGTGTCCCGTTCTTCAGGCACATGTCGACGGGCTGGTGAAGTTCCTTCTCCATTTGTTTCCTTTGATCTGGCTGATTGGTGATTGTTTCCGGTCGCTCATCGGCGATGACTGTCTCAGGCCTTCGCACTCTTCATGGCCTGAAGCTCCTCAAGGATCTGCGGATACTGCTTGTCGAGCTTGAAGAAATAGAGGAGCACTGCCATGAGGACGCTGACGAGAGTCGGAACCCAGATGAAGAGGTTCGAGATCATCGTGACGGCTTCCGCGGACTGCGTATCCTGGCCGCCGAGGTATCCGCTGGCAGCAAGACCCCATCCGATGAGTGCGCTGCCGAGTCCGGTGCCGACCTTGATCCCCATGCTGGCTCCGCTGTAGATGAGTCCTTCGATGCGGATGCCGGTCTTCCACTCTCCGTATTCCATCGTGTCGGCGAGCATGGCGAAGATGACGCCCATGATCGCAGCCTTGCCGATCCCGCGGACGATCTGTCCGATGACGACGACGGCAGTGCTGTCGGGAACCAGGAAGATGATGAGAGATCCGAAGACTGCGATCAGGCAGCCGACGATTGCGGTGTTGCGCTTGCCGAATCGGCGGGTGATGGGCACGACGATGAGCATTCCGCCCAAGGTGGCCAGCGTCAGCGCAGTAGCGACGAGGCCGACGAGAGCAGGATTCCCGAGCACGTACTCGGAGTAAAAGATCGCGACTCCGGCGGTGATCGCGTTGTAGATGTACATGAGCAGCAGCACCAGGGTCGCGATGAACCAATACTTGTTGCGCATCAGTGAGATCAGACTGGCTTTGACCGTCGGCCTGTCCTTGCCCTGCTTGGTACCGACCGGGTCCGTCCGCTCCTTCGTGGACCAGAACGTGAAGAAGTACGTGGCTGCGGCAACGAGTCCGAAGACGATGAATGTGTAGACCCAGCCGGTCTGGCCGCCACCGAGGAAGTCGACGATCGGCAGAGTGATGTTGGTGATCGCAATGATGGCAACATATGCGCCGACCATTTTCGCTACGTTGAGCACCGAACGTTGGTGCTGGTCGTAGGTGATCAGCGCACCGAGCGTGCCATGCGGAATCTCCACAGCGGTGTAGACGAGCAGCGCAATGTTGTATGTGATGATGATGTAGATGATCTGCACGGTGGTGCTGGCATCGGGGACTGCGAAGAGAGCGGTGGCGACCACAGCGAAGGGCAGCGCCAACCACAGCAGCCAGGGTCGTGCCTTGCCGAAGCGTGTGCGAGTTTTGTCGAGGACGACACCCATCGCCACGTCACTGGCGCCGTCGATGAGGCGGGAGAAGAGGAAGATCGTTCCGATCAGTCCTGCGGCGACGCCGACGACATCGGTGTAGAAGTACACGAGGAACGTCGAGATCCCGGTCCAGACGACGTTGTTGGCGCCTCCTGCCATTCCGTAGCCGAGCTTCTCGACGAAACCCGGCTTCTCCGGATCCTGCTGCTTGATCGGTGTGTCGGTGCTGTTCACAGGCATGAGCTTCCTCGGTCATTCCAGGCGTCAGCGCTCTCACTTCTGACGCACTTTTCGGCGGTTGTGCTGTTCACGATCCACACGATGTGCTCGCCGATCGTGAAGACAGGCAGACAAGTCTGAGCAGAGTCGGCGAGTCTATGGGGCCCTACGAAGGTGCTCTGTAGAGAAATCTAAACAGATCACCGAGAGTATTGCAACGTTGCAATACTCAGATCATAAAGGCGGTGAGAGGGGGAGCCGTCGGCAAGATGTGGAGTCGTCGTCGAGGCGAAGTCAGGCAACGCGAGGTAGTCAGCCCCGAACTGTCGGGGACAAAACAGCGGCTCGTTCGGGGTATGAGCGGCTAGGGCAAACCGCCCGCTGTCGACTCGCGGACCATCAAACGATGAGGAGCGACCCGTCCGACCGGGGCCTCCGTTGAGCCCAGGATGCGTCGATGTACCGCCTCGACGGCGAACCGCGCGATTGCATTCATATCCGGCGCGACCGTCGTGAGGGTGGGGGTTGAGAAGCCGCCTTCCGGGGTGTTGTCCCAGCCGGTGACGGCAATGTCGCCCGGTACGTTCACATCGGCCTCCCTGAACGCCCGGAGCAGGCCGATTGCCAGAAGATCATTCGCACAAACCACCGCATCGATCTGAGACGTCTGCCGCAGCTGCAGAATCTGTTGGGCGCGGGCGTAGCCCTCCTCGCGGGAGTAGTCGCTCTCTGCACTGACGGGAGCGGAAGTGGCGGTCTGGGTGACGGCGCCGATGATGAGCTCCGGGTCCTCGTCGATCTCGGCAGCGGTGAGGGCGCGACGGTAGCCTTCGAGCCGGAGATCGCCTGTGCCGAGCGTGCCTTCGGTGAGGTAACCGAGGAATGCGATTCGGCGATGACCGAGTGAGATGAGGTGTTCGGTCGCTTCGCGTGTCGATTCGACGTTGTCGGCGGTGACATGGTCGATTCTGGGATCGAGCGTATGCTCCCCGAGCAGCACGAGCGGTGTTTTGTCGCGGGCGGCGAGGATTGAGTCGACGGGCAGAGCCAAGGGACTGAAGATGATGCCGTCCGCGTGGCTGTTCTGGTATCCGTGGGCCACCTGCTCTTCCTTCTCCGGCAGTCCACGTGTCTCGTCGATCAGCACGGTGTAGTCATACGCCTTGGCCGCTTCGACGACGGCATGCGCCAGGCTGGCGAAGTACGGATGATCGATGTACGGGATCGCGAGAGTGATGAGATTGCTGCGTCCAGTGCGCAGTTGCCGTGCCGCCGTCTGGGGCTTGTAGCCCAGTTCGGCGATCGCGTTCTCCACTTTGGCCTTGGTCTCCGGCCTCAGGTAACGATGCCCGTGGATGACGTTGGAAACCGTGCGCCATGACACTCCGGCCAAGGCTGCCACGTCCTTGATGCTGGGGCGGGGCTTGTCACGTCTGGTCCCAGCCTCATCCGTCATAAAACCACTTCTCCGTGTGCGCTCCTCAAGCCATCATAGTTTCACAGGGTTCAGGCAATCGGAAAACATGCGACCGATTGACTTCCAGATCCATCCGCCTGGTCATTGTGCTATTCGCCCCCCATCGCCGAGGTGGGGCGGCCCATTGTTTCGATCGCCGTCCCGCAGTGTGTGCGGGGTGTTTTCATGGGAACAGCAGCGTGGTGTGGGGCTTCGTGCTGGGTGTTGACTCTCGGTCAGATGGCTCGAGATCTGATCACAGCGGTGAAATGGGCACTTGGTGCGAGATCATGGTGCTGTGAACTCTTCTAGACCTTCATCGTGGAGCCTGTCTCCGGATGACTTCGATTCTCTCGCCGCCGGGGCTGCGCTCCTCGGCTCGGGAGGCGGAGGCGATGGCCGAATCGGCCAGAATCTTCTGAGCATCCTCCCACCCGAAACTCGCGTCACTGTGGTGTCGGCCGAAGAGCTTCCATGCGATGCCGGTGTTGTCCACGTGGGTACGGTCGGTTCGCCGGACGTCGTCAGCGAACGTCTGCTCGATCCTGCAGACTTTGCTCGAGCCGCCGAAACAGTCGCTGACCTGGTGGGACGTGACATTGACGCGATCGGCTGTATTGAAATCGGTGGTCTCAACACACTCATCAGTGTGTTGGTGTCCGCGCACATCGGCGTGCCCATCGTCGACGGTGATCTGATGGGCCGTGCCTTTCCGCGAATCCACATGACGTTGTTGTCAGCCCATGGACGAAGGAGCACCCCCTTGTCTCTGGTGAGTCCCAGTAGGGATGTTGCAGTTCTCAAGGACGGGTCACCTCGGCGGCTCGAGGCGATGCTGTCGGCGATCGTGAGTTCGATGGGTGGAGCAGCCGCACTGGCCGTCTATCCCGTACTCGCGGCGGAGCTCCGGCAGATCGGAATGGGATCGAGCCTGAGCCACTGTTTGGACATCGGTCGAGCATTCCGGAGAAATATGCACCGCAAGACCACTGAGTTGACTGAACTCATCGGCGGTCAGCTCGTTGCTGAAGGAGTCGTTGAAGAGGTGCGCAATGGGGATCTCAGCTCTCTGACAGTAGTGAATGATCTGCGACGGAGTGCGGCGAGAATCGACTTCATGGATGAGTTCCTTGCAGTCACTGTCGATGGTACGTCGGTGGCGAGTACCCCGAAGATCATCATCGTCGTGGACCGGACGACGAACCGCCCATTGAGATGCGACGAGGTCACCCGTGGACTGTCGGTGGTGGTGTCGACACTGCCAACTATTCACGAGTGGCCCGAGGGCGCGCTGTCACTGGTGGGTCCGGAAGCCTTCGGCATGGACATGGGGGAGGACTGAGACATGGTCGAATCAGTGCAGGTCCGAGATCTGTTGTCCTACCCGGTGTTGCATGGTGCTCGAGTCGTTGCCGGTGAGGAGGGACTCGACGATGACATGGACGATGTCGTCTGGTTCGCCGGGGACCTGAGCGCCGTGGACCGTGCGGTGTTGGTCTGCGCTCGAGAATTCAGCGTTCCCTCATACAAGCTCGACTCCTTGGTCAGGAAGGCTCACGATGCCGGCGCCTCCGGACTGCTCATCTTCGCCGATGATCGTTCGCCGCTATTGTCGACGGTCCGGTTGGCTGACCGTTTGAGGTTCCCCGTCATGCAGACGATGCAGGCGGACCCGGCAGTGGTGGTGCCGCAGCTGATCACTATGGTCCGGGCGCCTCAACTGGTGCAGTCTGCGACCGTGGTGAGCCTGTCGCGACAGCTGAGTTCACGACGCACAGGGGAGGAGATCCTCACAGCGGCGAATTCGGTGCTGCAGACGAATCTCGGCCTGGCCGCGCCCGACGGGTCGAGCATTCTCGGCGCGCATTTGATCCTCGACGAGGATCTGCACCTTGACCGGGCTGTCACACAGCGGGGCCGACGCACGCTGATTCATCCCGTGCTCGACCCGGACGATACCCGTCCGGCCGCTTGGCTGATCGCTCCTTTCGGCCAGACGTCCTCTGCTCGTCTTGACATCCTTGAATTTGGGCTGCTGATCGTCGAACCCTTCCTTCGTTCGTGGCTGTCGACTCAACGGGCTAAGACGGAGAAGAGTCAGGTGATCAGAGCTCAGCTGTTCTCCGAGATCGTGGCGGCCAGGGACACGATCAGCCGCGACTACGTCGAATCGGCTCTGTCCCTCGGTTGGCGACTGCAGGACTGGCACACCGGACTGCATATCTGGGCGGGGGATCAGGTCGATGAATCGCAGTTGACGGCGGACCAGCTGCGAAGCGAGCTGGCGAACCGGGG
The Brevibacterium marinum genome window above contains:
- a CDS encoding DUF917 family protein, whose product is MNSSRPSSWSLSPDDFDSLAAGAALLGSGGGGDGRIGQNLLSILPPETRVTVVSAEELPCDAGVVHVGTVGSPDVVSERLLDPADFARAAETVADLVGRDIDAIGCIEIGGLNTLISVLVSAHIGVPIVDGDLMGRAFPRIHMTLLSAHGRRSTPLSLVSPSRDVAVLKDGSPRRLEAMLSAIVSSMGGAAALAVYPVLAAELRQIGMGSSLSHCLDIGRAFRRNMHRKTTELTELIGGQLVAEGVVEEVRNGDLSSLTVVNDLRRSAARIDFMDEFLAVTVDGTSVASTPKIIIVVDRTTNRPLRCDEVTRGLSVVVSTLPTIHEWPEGALSLVGPEAFGMDMGED
- a CDS encoding NAD(P)/FAD-dependent oxidoreductase, whose translation is MSERSVDYDLMVIGAGAIGVTIAMNAAERGLSTAVVEARAEPGMGCSYANAGLLAPSHAHPLTGFGNVRAGLRNIANPYGPFKLDPSAENISWIPRFLLASLPREHDKAIDTQRRLSGASTAMHRSMARSGLDTGFRQNGLLDVYRNLTAAQATTDDLENHPLRPAFSLLSAAQIMEKIPTAAGLEAGVFTTDDAHCDGYRYVHAVAERAAELGVDFRFNAPAGALLRRNAVTRGVSTSVGDLSANHTVVAAAEPSKRLLKPTGLHLPMINGKGYVVDLAKSSSDPGFPIGIKDEMIVATPYPDRLRLAGVMELTGSDDSVDATRVGAMITAGESVFPGLSSRDILESWAGLRPCIADGLPAVGRTHDPGLSVATGHGQQGLVLAPITSAIVQAQLQGQPGTPAGVDPHAISPERFRKR
- a CDS encoding MFS transporter, whose protein sequence is MPVNSTDTPIKQQDPEKPGFVEKLGYGMAGGANNVVWTGISTFLVYFYTDVVGVAAGLIGTIFLFSRLIDGASDVAMGVVLDKTRTRFGKARPWLLWLALPFAVVATALFAVPDASTTVQIIYIIITYNIALLVYTAVEIPHGTLGALITYDQHQRSVLNVAKMVGAYVAIIAITNITLPIVDFLGGGQTGWVYTFIVFGLVAAATYFFTFWSTKERTDPVGTKQGKDRPTVKASLISLMRNKYWFIATLVLLLMYIYNAITAGVAIFYSEYVLGNPALVGLVATALTLATLGGMLIVVPITRRFGKRNTAIVGCLIAVFGSLIIFLVPDSTAVVVIGQIVRGIGKAAIMGVIFAMLADTMEYGEWKTGIRIEGLIYSGASMGIKVGTGLGSALIGWGLAASGYLGGQDTQSAEAVTMISNLFIWVPTLVSVLMAVLLYFFKLDKQYPQILEELQAMKSAKA
- a CDS encoding sodium:solute symporter family protein encodes the protein MNLSPLDLIIVSLYFLVILFIGFQTARRIKSADDFSVAGRRLIWPVVFSTLAATFLGGGATLGRAGESYEVGYAFMVAAIAFPVQTVITGWFIAPRLNSYTTSVTIGDVFDLHSGKLARLIVGVLGLLVTVGILGAQGLALGSIFQVVFGIDSTVGIVIGMGVVLVYSTAGGIWADVQTDVFQFVLLGLFLPVALLIGVFRAGGPMDLIERIPDTHLDFFGTYGFWEFAAIFIAFALGEALIPPYAQRALAAQNPLSARKGYARAGAFGLVFYFVSASLGVVALVFYPNIRPDDAIPTIIIDMLPLGIAGLVAASLVAVIMSTADSLLNSASVILSNDLVKGFIARNISGRQLLWVERSSNFLIGFGALLFALNAETIVDALMLTYGLWGPTVVAPFVFAIMSRRRAPVAIVASMLAGVTVAIVWTFVLGTPNDINAIIVALPVNIAVLACAYMLIDRPKNLQTQVGKVVTS
- a CDS encoding helix-turn-helix domain-containing protein, which produces MVESVQVRDLLSYPVLHGARVVAGEEGLDDDMDDVVWFAGDLSAVDRAVLVCAREFSVPSYKLDSLVRKAHDAGASGLLIFADDRSPLLSTVRLADRLRFPVMQTMQADPAVVVPQLITMVRAPQLVQSATVVSLSRQLSSRRTGEEILTAANSVLQTNLGLAAPDGSSILGAHLILDEDLHLDRAVTQRGRRTLIHPVLDPDDTRPAAWLIAPFGQTSSARLDILEFGLLIVEPFLRSWLSTQRAKTEKSQVIRAQLFSEIVAARDTISRDYVESALSLGWRLQDWHTGLHIWAGDQVDESQLTADQLRSELANRGIGVTTSIPRGDGHVMWVTTAAEPSAEDGREMLRHVRQAVLQLDRRECVIAGIGRPRKGPGGLSDTVHEARDASDLAASHRFRPAVEHVDELGVARLLATWQRSEVTRAFAESALAPLMDSPQLLETLQAYLESGGSTSTTASALGIHRNTVAARVQQIRARLDVDLDDPSQRLAFQLACRALAY
- a CDS encoding LacI family DNA-binding transcriptional regulator → MTDEAGTRRDKPRPSIKDVAALAGVSWRTVSNVIHGHRYLRPETKAKVENAIAELGYKPQTAARQLRTGRSNLITLAIPYIDHPYFASLAHAVVEAAKAYDYTVLIDETRGLPEKEEQVAHGYQNSHADGIIFSPLALPVDSILAARDKTPLVLLGEHTLDPRIDHVTADNVESTREATEHLISLGHRRIAFLGYLTEGTLGTGDLRLEGYRRALTAAEIDEDPELIIGAVTQTATSAPVSAESDYSREEGYARAQQILQLRQTSQIDAVVCANDLLAIGLLRAFREADVNVPGDIAVTGWDNTPEGGFSTPTLTTVAPDMNAIARFAVEAVHRRILGSTEAPVGRVAPHRLMVRESTAGGLP
- a CDS encoding DUF2804 domain-containing protein; the encoded protein is MEKELHQPVDMCLKNGTLNQAAVGWSRFPLHRANLKGWGRRKRFDYWCIVSPEMILAFSISDTDYKSATSLFFLDRRTQTETTASAMDWFKSNPTSRAPWGTQQIRSGDKNVDISITFGNQIVALNVVTANVNAEVEVSVPNDHQSMGVLVPWSSRRFQYTRKDNCLTASGRVRANGVTYRLDEKTTTATMDHGRGKWPYDTLWNWASGSGTTDGEEIGLQFGAKWTAGTPSTENALRFNGQIEKISEELEWTYDTEDWMAPWTIKGERVDLIFTPEYHRHSGFDKKIVSSREEQVFGHFSGTVWSLEGRAYRVTEVFGWAEEVHRRW